Proteins from a single region of Candidatus Woesearchaeota archaeon:
- the leuS gene encoding leucine--tRNA ligase, whose amino-acid sequence MVSDKQKQIEKKWQNKWNENKTFEPKIDNKKEKYFATIAYPYANSVMHIGHGRTSTTCDIYTRYQRILGKNAIYPMGFHITGTPVLAVSDGIAKGDEKQIRLTREAISDYVKDKKGQDDLIETFKDPMNIAKYFSSKIEETFNSVGLGIDWSRQFTTGDEAYNKFIEWQFQKLHDKGILTRGKYPILYSPVDKNAVGEDDIKDGDTEKVTLQEMNYILFQLKDTNEYLVICTLRPDALFGTTNMWVDSKMDLIKVQVENKTWVISKDALVKVENQFDNVKVISEHKGKEFIGKTAIAPIVNREVLIAEASFIDSNHGTGIVYSSPAGAPHDYIALVDAKKEKRLPETIQVINTVITKDKKGNIINYNASCPAENKCNKFKVKDSKSSEGLEQAKQELYKEEHYGGVLNENAGEFEGVPIKYAKDKVAQKLKDLELGGIFYETSRRAKTRGNDQVIVAILDEQWFLDYTKDETKQVAFDVLDNMKYNPHKMRPTQRGYLEWVQMRPCARKRGLGTKLPFDKEWVIEALSDSTIYQMFYLMAKTIYKENIPAKKLTLELFDYVLLGKGDINKLDIDEKLINEMRSEVKYWKSFDLRYTAAPHMSNHLSFLIYHYGLIFEKEYWPKCITIGGLLTKDGEKIAKSKGNGIPLFRIKDIYGADLYRLYVGVGANYDIEMDFKDTEILQLEKKFEKWQSLIEYSIKKPIKKYDEFSDTNKWLISKFYSRTKEYFNYMDDFRIREAYVSVLYELLNDINYHERRTSNEETLEVIRFIAQDYLILMTPVIPHICEELNEQLGNKSEISLTKFETKIEDYMNKKAEDIEEIGQSLINIISRTKDIKQLSHLKKITIVQAKEARFKLFDRLKELLSNTKDIKTIFGELNKDFSEDKKFIQKFVPKTLGEDGLSNYLSREDEKKFITSMIDFLKKTFNCEIVIDNADNLEIDSNNCIPREPSIILE is encoded by the coding sequence ATGGTTAGTGATAAACAAAAACAAATAGAAAAAAAATGGCAAAATAAATGGAATGAAAATAAAACATTCGAGCCAAAAATAGATAATAAAAAGGAAAAATACTTTGCAACTATTGCATATCCTTATGCAAATTCAGTAATGCACATAGGACACGGAAGAACTTCTACAACTTGCGATATTTATACAAGGTATCAAAGAATTTTAGGAAAAAATGCGATATATCCTATGGGATTTCACATTACAGGAACTCCAGTTTTAGCTGTTTCAGATGGAATCGCAAAAGGTGATGAAAAACAAATTCGATTAACAAGAGAAGCAATTTCAGATTATGTTAAAGATAAAAAAGGTCAAGATGACTTAATTGAAACATTTAAAGATCCAATGAATATTGCAAAATATTTCTCATCTAAAATTGAAGAAACATTCAATAGCGTAGGTTTAGGAATTGATTGGTCCAGACAATTCACAACAGGTGATGAAGCCTACAACAAGTTCATAGAATGGCAATTTCAAAAATTGCATGACAAAGGAATTTTAACTAGAGGAAAATACCCAATATTATATTCTCCAGTAGATAAAAATGCAGTTGGTGAAGATGACATAAAAGATGGAGATACTGAAAAAGTAACTCTTCAAGAAATGAATTATATATTATTTCAATTAAAAGATACAAATGAATATTTAGTGATATGTACTCTAAGGCCTGATGCATTATTTGGGACAACTAATATGTGGGTAGACTCCAAAATGGACTTGATTAAAGTTCAAGTAGAAAATAAAACTTGGGTAATCTCAAAAGATGCATTAGTAAAAGTAGAAAACCAATTTGATAATGTAAAAGTAATTAGCGAACATAAAGGTAAAGAATTTATCGGGAAAACTGCAATAGCTCCAATTGTCAATAGAGAAGTTCTTATAGCAGAAGCATCATTTATAGATTCAAATCATGGGACAGGTATTGTATATTCATCACCAGCCGGAGCGCCACATGACTACATTGCCTTAGTTGATGCAAAAAAAGAAAAAAGACTTCCTGAAACAATTCAAGTAATAAATACAGTTATAACAAAAGATAAGAAAGGAAATATAATAAACTACAATGCTTCTTGTCCTGCAGAAAATAAATGTAACAAATTTAAAGTAAAAGATTCTAAGAGTTCTGAAGGTTTAGAGCAAGCAAAACAAGAACTATACAAAGAAGAACATTATGGAGGAGTTTTAAATGAAAATGCTGGAGAATTCGAAGGTGTTCCAATTAAATATGCAAAAGATAAAGTTGCTCAAAAATTAAAAGATTTAGAATTAGGTGGAATTTTTTATGAAACTTCAAGAAGGGCAAAAACTAGGGGAAATGATCAAGTAATTGTTGCAATCCTTGATGAACAATGGTTCTTAGATTACACTAAAGATGAAACAAAACAAGTTGCCTTTGATGTTTTAGATAATATGAAATATAATCCTCATAAAATGAGGCCAACTCAAAGAGGTTATTTAGAGTGGGTTCAAATGAGACCTTGCGCAAGGAAAAGAGGTCTTGGTACAAAACTCCCTTTCGATAAAGAATGGGTAATTGAAGCATTATCAGACTCAACAATTTATCAAATGTTTTATTTGATGGCAAAAACTATTTACAAAGAAAACATTCCTGCTAAAAAACTAACTTTAGAATTATTTGATTATGTTTTATTAGGAAAAGGTGACATTAACAAATTAGATATTGATGAAAAATTAATTAATGAGATGAGATCAGAAGTAAAGTATTGGAAAAGTTTTGATCTAAGATATACTGCAGCACCACACATGTCAAATCATTTATCATTTTTAATTTATCATTATGGACTAATATTTGAAAAAGAGTATTGGCCAAAATGTATAACAATTGGAGGACTATTAACTAAAGATGGAGAAAAAATTGCAAAATCTAAAGGGAACGGAATACCATTATTTAGAATTAAAGATATTTACGGTGCAGACTTATATAGATTATATGTTGGAGTTGGTGCAAATTATGATATTGAGATGGACTTTAAAGATACAGAAATCCTTCAATTAGAAAAAAAATTCGAGAAATGGCAATCACTAATTGAATACTCAATTAAAAAACCAATTAAAAAATATGATGAATTTTCAGACACAAACAAATGGTTAATTTCAAAATTCTATTCTAGAACAAAAGAGTATTTTAATTATATGGACGACTTCAGAATTAGAGAAGCATATGTATCTGTTTTATACGAATTATTAAATGATATAAATTATCATGAAAGAAGAACTTCAAATGAAGAAACTCTTGAAGTTATAAGATTCATTGCTCAAGACTATTTAATTTTGATGACTCCAGTTATACCTCACATTTGTGAAGAATTAAATGAACAATTGGGGAATAAATCTGAAATTAGTCTCACGAAATTTGAAACAAAAATTGAAGATTATATGAATAAAAAAGCAGAAGATATCGAAGAGATAGGTCAAAGTTTAATTAATATTATTTCAAGAACAAAGGACATAAAACAATTATCTCATCTTAAAAAAATTACAATTGTTCAAGCTAAAGAAGCAAGGTTTAAATTATTTGACAGATTAAAAGAATTACTATCTAATACTAAAGATATTAAAACTATTTTTGGTGAATTAAATAAAGACTTTTCAGAAGACAAGAAATTCATTCAAAAATTTGTACCAAAAACTCTTGGAGAAGATGGTTTGTCCAATTATTTATCTAGAGAAGATGAAAAGAAATTTATTACAAGTATGATTGATTTCTTAAAAAAAACATTTAATTGCGAAATTGTAATTGATAATGCAGATAATTTAGAAATAGATTCAAATAATTGTATCCCTAGAGAACCTTCAATAATTTTAGAATAA
- a CDS encoding DUF2188 domain-containing protein, with the protein MKKKNKHVVPHDIGWAVLTEGKSRASKLFTTKAGALKYAHEVTLRDDLCMFVHDKHGKVSHVKCPRRIAPAILRLFQHKYGLT; encoded by the coding sequence ATGAAAAAGAAAAATAAACATGTAGTTCCTCACGATATTGGGTGGGCAGTTTTAACTGAAGGAAAAAGTCGCGCTTCTAAACTATTTACTACAAAAGCTGGAGCTCTAAAATATGCTCATGAGGTAACACTTAGAGATGATTTATGTATGTTTGTTCATGATAAACATGGGAAAGTTAGTCATGTTAAATGTCCAAGAAGAATTGCTCCTGCAATCCTTAGGTTGTTTCAACATAAATATGGATTAACTTGA
- a CDS encoding MgtC/SapB family protein, which produces MLDDMYLGLMLSILLGLLIGAQREIRQQRLNKKDFAGLRTFTFISILGYIIGFFSFEIINDSSLFILTFFGLILLMGLTYFIVPKVNSTQIGITSQVSALLTFLIGVLISLKYYQITIGLAIIIATILALGTKLHSFVKKVKTSEVYATLEFAIISLVILPLLPNKNYSPLDLPFIGQIFLSQKSISLEFLAKLDVFNFYYLWLMVVFISGIAYVGYILMRTIGAKKGIIITGFLGGFMSSTALTSSFSIESREYKGLSNPLALGVIIACSTMFFRIIFEVLVINPELVYGVFMSLGLMGITGFILAGYIMFRNHNDKKTFKKFETDSPFSIKPALKFALLFLFITFFSKLFTLIYGNSGIYILAFISGITDVDAITISLLTLAKQNSISNITAQFGIIIAAISNTLFKGGIAYYLGSHEFFQKVFFVFSIILAIGGISMFI; this is translated from the coding sequence ATGTTAGATGATATGTACCTTGGCCTTATGCTCTCAATACTTCTTGGACTTTTAATTGGAGCTCAAAGAGAGATAAGACAACAAAGACTTAACAAAAAAGATTTTGCAGGCCTTAGGACATTTACATTCATCTCAATTTTAGGTTATATTATCGGATTTTTCTCTTTTGAAATCATTAATGATTCTAGTCTTTTTATTTTAACATTTTTCGGATTGATTTTGCTTATGGGTCTGACATATTTTATTGTACCAAAAGTTAATTCTACACAAATTGGTATTACTTCTCAGGTGAGTGCACTTCTTACTTTCTTAATTGGTGTTTTAATTAGTTTAAAATATTATCAAATAACTATTGGGCTTGCAATTATTATAGCTACAATTCTAGCCCTTGGGACAAAGCTTCATAGCTTTGTTAAAAAAGTTAAAACTTCAGAAGTTTATGCTACTCTTGAATTTGCAATTATTTCATTAGTTATACTACCTCTTTTACCAAATAAAAATTATTCTCCACTAGATTTACCATTTATAGGGCAAATTTTCCTTTCTCAAAAAAGTATATCTTTAGAATTTTTAGCAAAACTTGATGTTTTTAATTTTTATTATTTATGGCTAATGGTTGTTTTTATTTCTGGTATTGCTTATGTTGGATATATTTTAATGAGAACTATTGGCGCAAAAAAAGGAATTATAATTACAGGTTTTTTAGGAGGATTTATGTCTTCAACTGCACTTACTTCATCATTTTCTATTGAAAGTAGGGAGTATAAAGGGCTTTCTAATCCACTTGCACTTGGAGTAATTATTGCTTGTTCTACTATGTTTTTTAGAATTATTTTTGAAGTTTTAGTTATTAATCCTGAATTGGTTTATGGAGTTTTTATGTCTCTTGGGCTTATGGGAATTACAGGATTTATTTTAGCAGGATATATAATGTTTAGGAATCATAATGATAAAAAAACATTTAAAAAATTTGAAACAGATTCTCCTTTTTCAATTAAACCTGCATTAAAATTCGCATTATTATTTTTATTTATCACATTTTTTTCAAAGCTTTTCACATTGATTTATGGAAATTCGGGAATTTACATTTTAGCTTTTATTTCAGGAATTACTGATGTTGATGCAATTACTATTTCTCTTCTTACTCTTGCAAAACAAAATTCAATTTCAAATATTACTGCCCAGTTTGGAATAATTATAGCTGCAATTTCAAATACATTATTTAAAGGAGGAATTGCATATTATTTAGGTTCGCATGAATTCTTTCAAAAAGTCTTTTTTGTATTTTCTATAATTTTAGCAATTGGTGGAATTAGTATGTTTATTTAG
- a CDS encoding MBL fold metallo-hydrolase, translating to MKIIFHGAAREVGKSCIEIQSEGKRYLLDAGVKFIPQGIEYPKYLDKIHDLDGLFLSHAHLDHSGALPMLEHKQLNCPIYTTDMTWRIVNMLLADSYHLEKLKHLHPAYSERDIKAVEQDLKFVTYDKEYTTKDGKIKFQYLNAGHIPGSASILMQIEGKTVLYTGDINTEDTNLMIPSNLDKLQNEVDILITENTYGDRRHPDRVDAEEGIIKSIESCVKEGGSALVPVFGVGRSQEVLIILNKLDLSIPIYLDGMARKLTEHMVKSDDPYIDNKDILDQMFKRAIKIKSPREREDIAKKKGIVILTTSGMVQGGPVVSYMGHYTHVQENFIILTGYQAKGTNGRSIFEDHTFYTNHHREKVVSHVRKFDFSAHYGQDSIHNLIEKIKPKSLILQHGDLEAIEAVRNWAKENTDAKVYDPYIGEELDF from the coding sequence ATGAAAATAATATTCCATGGGGCGGCAAGAGAAGTAGGAAAGAGCTGTATTGAGATTCAATCAGAAGGAAAAAGGTATTTATTAGATGCAGGAGTTAAATTTATACCTCAAGGTATTGAATATCCTAAATATTTAGATAAAATCCATGATTTGGATGGTTTATTCCTATCTCATGCACATCTTGATCACAGTGGTGCACTTCCTATGCTTGAGCACAAACAATTAAATTGTCCAATTTATACAACAGATATGACTTGGAGAATTGTTAATATGCTTCTTGCAGACTCATATCATTTAGAAAAATTAAAACATCTTCATCCGGCTTATTCTGAAAGAGATATAAAAGCTGTAGAACAAGATTTGAAATTTGTAACTTATGATAAGGAATACACTACAAAAGATGGAAAAATTAAGTTTCAATATTTAAATGCTGGTCACATTCCAGGAAGTGCATCAATTCTTATGCAAATTGAAGGTAAAACAGTTCTATATACTGGCGATATAAATACTGAAGATACAAATTTAATGATTCCATCAAATCTAGACAAACTTCAAAATGAAGTAGATATTTTAATTACTGAAAATACTTATGGTGATAGAAGACACCCTGATAGGGTTGATGCAGAAGAAGGAATAATTAAATCTATTGAAAGTTGTGTTAAAGAAGGAGGTTCAGCATTAGTTCCAGTATTTGGAGTTGGTAGGTCTCAAGAGGTTCTAATAATATTAAATAAATTAGATCTAAGTATTCCAATCTATCTTGATGGTATGGCAAGAAAATTGACTGAACATATGGTAAAATCTGATGACCCTTATATTGACAATAAAGATATACTTGATCAAATGTTTAAAAGAGCAATAAAAATTAAATCTCCTAGGGAAAGAGAAGATATTGCTAAAAAGAAAGGAATAGTAATTCTTACAACTTCAGGAATGGTACAAGGAGGACCAGTAGTATCTTATATGGGTCATTATACTCATGTTCAAGAAAATTTTATTATTTTAACTGGATATCAAGCAAAAGGAACAAATGGTAGATCAATTTTTGAAGATCATACTTTTTATACAAATCATCACAGAGAAAAAGTAGTCTCACATGTAAGAAAATTTGATTTTTCAGCACATTATGGCCAAGACAGTATTCATAATTTAATTGAAAAAATTAAACCTAAAAGTCTAATACTCCAGCATGGAGATTTAGAAGCAATTGAAGCTGTAAGAAATTGGGCAAAAGAAAATACTGATGCTAAAGTTTATGATCCCTATATTGGAGAAGAATTAGATTTCTAA
- the proS gene encoding proline--tRNA ligase produces MAKNDKQQELAITVKKEENISEWYTQVIQKADLIEHTRVSGCMVFKPNSYQIWEKITAFFDAKIKKSGVKNAYFPLLIPESLLMKEKDHVEGFSPEVAWVTHTGHSELKERLAIRPTSEAIMYDSYSKWIQSYRDLPLRLNQWCSVVRWEFKHPTPFMRNREFLWQEGHTAFATKEEADAEVLEILGYYADIYEELLAMPVEKGLKSAKEKFAGADYSTTVEPLAPDGKVIQGGTSHMLGQNFAKAFDITFLDKNQKKQHVWQNSWGISTRTIAGMILFHSDNKGLVLPPRVASNKAVIIPLLFKGKEDIVLEKVEELKTILEEFNPIIDDDRKDSPGFKFAKWEIQGIPIRIEIGPRDLESGQVIISIRDSGEKKEVKFENLREVVAKELEEMHERLYNKAKKIQDEITIEVNNFKDFENAIKDNKRCLVPWAESTESEEEIKEKTGSKSSCIPFRFKDKSLKNIKCFYSGKPATCWAYFAKSY; encoded by the coding sequence ATGGCGAAAAATGATAAACAACAAGAACTGGCAATTACAGTTAAGAAAGAAGAGAATATCTCTGAGTGGTATACTCAAGTTATTCAAAAAGCAGATTTGATTGAACATACTAGAGTTAGTGGATGTATGGTTTTTAAACCAAATTCTTATCAAATTTGGGAAAAGATTACTGCATTTTTTGATGCAAAAATTAAAAAATCTGGTGTTAAAAATGCATATTTTCCTCTTCTTATTCCTGAGAGTTTATTAATGAAAGAAAAAGATCATGTTGAAGGTTTTAGTCCTGAAGTTGCATGGGTGACTCATACAGGACACTCAGAATTAAAAGAGAGATTGGCAATTAGGCCTACTTCTGAAGCAATTATGTATGATTCATATTCAAAATGGATTCAGTCATATAGAGATTTACCTTTAAGGTTAAATCAGTGGTGCTCAGTAGTTAGGTGGGAATTTAAGCATCCAACTCCTTTTATGAGGAATAGAGAATTTTTATGGCAAGAAGGACACACAGCATTTGCAACTAAAGAAGAAGCTGATGCAGAAGTTTTAGAAATTTTAGGATATTATGCAGATATTTATGAAGAATTGCTTGCCATGCCTGTTGAAAAAGGACTGAAATCGGCAAAAGAAAAATTTGCAGGAGCAGATTATTCTACAACAGTTGAACCTCTTGCACCAGATGGAAAAGTTATTCAAGGTGGTACTTCACATATGCTTGGTCAAAATTTTGCAAAAGCTTTTGATATTACATTTTTAGATAAGAATCAAAAAAAACAACATGTTTGGCAAAATTCGTGGGGAATCTCAACTAGAACTATTGCAGGAATGATTTTATTTCATTCAGATAATAAAGGTTTAGTCTTACCTCCTAGAGTTGCATCAAATAAAGCGGTAATTATTCCTTTACTTTTTAAAGGAAAAGAAGATATTGTGCTTGAAAAAGTAGAAGAGTTGAAAACTATACTTGAAGAGTTTAATCCAATTATCGATGATGATAGGAAAGATAGTCCTGGATTTAAATTTGCAAAATGGGAAATTCAAGGAATTCCTATTAGAATTGAAATTGGACCAAGAGATTTGGAGAGTGGACAAGTAATTATTAGTATCAGAGATTCAGGGGAAAAGAAAGAAGTAAAATTTGAAAATTTGAGAGAAGTTGTAGCTAAAGAACTTGAAGAAATGCATGAGAGATTATACAATAAAGCTAAAAAAATACAAGATGAAATAACTATCGAAGTTAATAATTTCAAAGATTTCGAAAACGCTATTAAAGATAACAAAAGATGTCTTGTTCCTTGGGCAGAGAGTACTGAGAGTGAAGAAGAAATTAAAGAAAAGACTGGTTCAAAAAGTTCATGCATCCCTTTTCGATTTAAAGATAAATCTCTTAAGAACATTAAATGTTTTTATTCAGGAAAACCCGCTACTTGTTGGGCTTATTTTGCTAAAAGTTATTAA
- the prs gene encoding ribose-phosphate diphosphokinase — translation MIITTLNNSEKIAKKIAKELGAKYSKTQVTTFPDGDLYLKYNTELSKEKLIIVESFQPNPNKSLFDVIFAAKTAKDLGAKKVVLVVPYLAFMRQDKRFKDGESINAQIMSDLINNSGIDKIITVDPHLHRILKMKDVFTIAAKNVTANHLIAKFIKRKYRNVAVIGPDWESYQWADTISKEIGVEDTVFDKTRHSSRTVDVEVTKDIIIKGKNVVIVDDIISTGNTMVKACQKARKLGAKTVNAIGVHGLFVEKGYIKMKRAGFDDIVTCNTVEHETNKIDITEVLLEELRKELPKTK, via the coding sequence ATGATAATCACAACATTAAATAATTCAGAAAAAATTGCAAAAAAAATTGCAAAAGAACTTGGAGCTAAATACTCTAAAACTCAGGTTACTACATTCCCTGACGGAGATTTATATTTAAAATATAATACTGAACTAAGCAAAGAAAAATTAATAATAGTTGAAAGTTTTCAACCAAATCCAAATAAATCATTATTTGATGTAATCTTTGCTGCAAAAACTGCAAAAGATTTAGGAGCAAAGAAAGTAGTTCTTGTAGTACCATATCTAGCCTTCATGAGACAAGATAAAAGATTCAAAGATGGAGAGTCTATAAATGCCCAAATAATGTCAGATTTAATTAACAATTCAGGAATCGATAAAATAATTACTGTAGACCCACACCTACATAGAATTTTAAAAATGAAAGATGTATTTACAATTGCAGCAAAAAATGTAACTGCAAATCATCTAATTGCAAAATTCATAAAAAGAAAATATAGAAATGTTGCGGTAATTGGTCCTGATTGGGAATCTTATCAATGGGCAGATACAATTTCAAAAGAAATTGGCGTTGAAGATACAGTATTTGACAAAACTCGTCACTCATCCAGAACAGTTGATGTCGAAGTTACTAAAGATATTATAATTAAAGGCAAGAATGTGGTGATTGTAGATGATATTATCTCAACTGGGAACACAATGGTTAAAGCATGTCAAAAAGCAAGGAAATTAGGCGCAAAAACAGTAAATGCGATTGGTGTTCATGGTTTATTTGTAGAAAAAGGATATATTAAAATGAAAAGAGCAGGTTTTGATGATATTGTAACATGTAATACCGTTGAGCACGAAACAAATAAAATTGATATAACTGAAGTTTTACTCGAAGAATTAAGAAAAGAGCTTCCAAAAACAAAATAA
- a CDS encoding ABC-2 family transporter protein codes for MSNFNFKRNLSFTKEYFIVHLKTFKEYKTNLYLGIFAHLTFMIIISFSFFVLKEQFSEIFYWNLNEFALYLILMELFLFFFHPWFRGLRVDLLTGKFNAYLTRPVSLFLHQSLANIKMDTILFSLIYMLALIIYFAFIDINFNLIRATVTMGFSFLGGVFLMNVRCFLNSLAFFIKENGFLGEIYFGNFTNAFSYYPISFFKNNSIRYFGLIVGVVYYATLPTDFYFGYIGYKELFDYFLILMGMIVVLIISSYFLWKKGLEKYEGYN; via the coding sequence ATGTCTAATTTTAATTTTAAGAGAAACCTATCTTTTACTAAAGAATATTTTATTGTGCATTTGAAAACTTTTAAAGAATATAAGACTAATTTATATTTAGGCATCTTTGCGCATCTGACATTTATGATAATTATATCCTTTAGTTTTTTTGTTCTAAAAGAACAATTCTCTGAAATTTTTTATTGGAACTTGAATGAATTTGCATTATATCTTATTCTTATGGAATTATTTCTGTTCTTCTTTCATCCTTGGTTTAGAGGATTAAGGGTTGATCTACTAACTGGAAAATTTAACGCTTATCTTACAAGGCCTGTTAGCCTATTTTTACACCAATCATTAGCAAATATTAAGATGGATACAATCCTTTTTAGTTTAATATATATGCTTGCACTGATAATCTATTTTGCATTCATTGATATAAATTTTAATTTAATTAGAGCTACAGTTACTATGGGATTTTCATTTTTGGGAGGAGTTTTTTTAATGAATGTGAGATGCTTTCTGAATTCATTAGCTTTTTTTATAAAGGAGAATGGCTTTCTGGGTGAAATTTATTTTGGAAATTTTACAAATGCTTTTTCTTATTATCCTATTTCTTTTTTTAAGAATAATTCTATTAGATATTTTGGATTAATTGTTGGAGTAGTATATTATGCAACACTACCTACTGATTTTTATTTTGGATATATAGGATACAAAGAATTGTTTGATTATTTTTTGATATTAATGGGAATGATTGTAGTATTAATAATTAGTAGCTATTTCTTGTGGAAGAAAGGATTAGAAAAATATGAGGGTTATAATTAA
- a CDS encoding 30S ribosomal protein S6e encodes MAIKVVIGTKSGKCFQKELSQEEAEALYQKTLGEEFNSELIGITGAKFLISGGSDASGFPMRKDLPGINKRKILVGKGIGFKGKLRGKRFGGLRIKKMVAGNTVYEKTHQLNLKTIKGDDAVVKAFAPTVEEVAAE; translated from the coding sequence ATGGCAATTAAAGTTGTTATTGGAACAAAATCTGGGAAATGCTTTCAAAAGGAGCTTTCTCAAGAAGAAGCTGAGGCTTTGTATCAAAAGACTCTCGGGGAAGAATTTAACAGTGAACTTATTGGTATCACTGGTGCTAAATTCTTAATTTCTGGGGGTTCTGATGCAAGTGGTTTTCCTATGAGAAAAGACCTACCAGGTATTAACAAAAGAAAAATCTTAGTTGGTAAGGGTATTGGTTTTAAAGGAAAACTTAGAGGTAAGAGATTTGGTGGTTTAAGAATTAAGAAAATGGTTGCAGGAAATACTGTATATGAGAAAACACACCAATTAAATCTAAAAACTATTAAGGGTGACGATGCTGTTGTTAAAGCATTTGCTCCTACTGTAGAAGAAGTTGCTGCAGAATAA
- a CDS encoding DUF835 domain-containing protein, translating into MISFSFISLLSGIISVIAIIIVLSIFNKVYQEDYKKPWLFIGISTLFLGSSQILRFLAGFFNIYIINLNITEATTYMLDFISIMFLTYGLILEQVILKYFKGKFVKMKFIPVQEGTLGGEIDLNVSNGSSYIAVKKDKKYLLEQFSQATKKGFEGFLITEDNPKQIRSKYNLQKTPIAWISQIDMGIDSNYLKDSLDENSDIVDPLQLNNLITFVDNFLEQSQNPFLMVDLNLLLRTNNYTIVLEFLKYLTSRTERFNGILITLINIDIIKNDQIQELQTFMNDLES; encoded by the coding sequence ATGATATCATTTTCCTTCATATCTTTATTATCTGGAATCATCTCAGTAATTGCAATTATCATAGTTTTATCTATTTTTAATAAAGTATATCAGGAAGACTACAAGAAACCATGGCTATTTATTGGTATTTCAACACTATTCTTAGGAAGTTCCCAAATTTTAAGATTTCTTGCAGGATTTTTCAACATTTATATTATAAATTTAAACATAACTGAGGCAACAACATACATGTTAGATTTCATTTCAATTATGTTTCTAACATATGGTCTAATTCTAGAACAAGTAATTTTAAAATATTTCAAAGGAAAATTTGTAAAAATGAAATTTATTCCGGTTCAAGAAGGAACTTTAGGTGGAGAAATAGATTTAAATGTATCAAATGGAAGTTCATATATTGCAGTAAAAAAAGATAAAAAATATTTATTAGAACAATTCTCTCAGGCAACAAAAAAAGGTTTTGAAGGATTTTTAATAACTGAAGACAATCCTAAACAAATAAGATCCAAATACAATTTACAAAAAACTCCAATAGCTTGGATATCACAAATCGACATGGGAATTGATTCAAATTATTTGAAAGATTCTTTAGATGAAAATTCAGACATAGTAGACCCACTCCAATTAAACAATTTAATAACTTTTGTTGACAATTTTTTAGAACAATCCCAGAATCCATTTTTAATGGTTGATCTAAATCTTCTTCTTAGAACAAATAATTACACGATTGTATTAGAATTTTTAAAATATTTAACAAGTAGGACTGAGAGATTTAATGGTATTTTAATCACATTAATTAATATTGACATAATAAAAAATGATCAAATTCAAGAACTTCAAACTTTCATGAATGACTTAGAGAGTTAA